In Nicotiana tabacum cultivar K326 chromosome 11, ASM71507v2, whole genome shotgun sequence, a single window of DNA contains:
- the LOC107786501 gene encoding protein RSI-1, translating into MAKSGYNVSFLLLLSIFLILLTFSNMVEGYNNLQPRDCKPRCTYRCSATSHKKPCMFFCQKCCATCLCVPRGVFGHKQSCPCYNNWKTQEGKSKCP; encoded by the exons ATGGCAAAAAGTGGATACAATGttagcttcttgttgcttctgtCAATTTTCTTGATTTTGCTCACTTTCTCCAATATGGTTGAG GGTTACAACAATCTCCAGCCTAGAG ATTGCAAGCCAAGATGTACATATCGATGCTCAGCAACATCACACAAGAAGCCATGTATGTTCTTTTGTCAAAAGTGTTGTGCTACTTGCTTGTGTGTGCCTCGTGGGGTTTTTGGCCACAAACAATCATGCCCTTGCTACAACAACTGGAAGACTcaagaaggaaaatcaaaatgCCCTTAA